Proteins found in one Halobaculum sp. MBLA0147 genomic segment:
- a CDS encoding Gfo/Idh/MocA family oxidoreductase, translated as MSTSDLLAGEHEPDWDTGVDGTVAVAVVGLGGYARGVSLPALAAGGYTTVGAVVSGDPEKAATVADEYGATALTYDDYAAGEATDAYDAVYVATPNRDHLQRVETAAAHGRHAIVEKPLDATSERAAAAVDACEAADVRLMTAYRMQTDPVIRRLRTAVDDGFVGDAVKLFGDFTFPVLRGSAGPDQWRLDPHLAGGGALYDVGVYPLNTARFLLDADPVAVSATLQGGNPRADGDGSDAGGAGAARDDHQSTADPFVGVDEHTHFQVSFPDGVVGNFSASFTGHATAALEVIGTAGRVRIEDAFQPGRDRVVRVERGEETVTLEGVGGDETRAEFDYFAHAILADEPIEPDGHDGLVDLHVLEAVLDAAHRGERVSVPERET; from the coding sequence GTGTCTACGAGTGACCTCCTGGCGGGCGAGCACGAACCGGACTGGGACACGGGTGTCGACGGGACGGTCGCGGTCGCGGTCGTCGGCCTCGGCGGCTACGCACGCGGCGTCTCCCTGCCCGCGCTCGCGGCCGGCGGGTACACGACTGTCGGCGCGGTCGTCAGCGGTGACCCGGAGAAGGCGGCGACGGTCGCCGACGAGTACGGCGCGACGGCGTTGACGTACGACGACTACGCGGCTGGCGAGGCGACCGACGCGTACGACGCCGTCTACGTCGCGACGCCGAACCGCGACCACCTCCAGCGTGTCGAGACGGCGGCCGCCCACGGCCGTCACGCGATCGTCGAGAAGCCGCTCGACGCGACCAGCGAGCGAGCGGCCGCCGCCGTCGACGCCTGCGAGGCCGCCGACGTGCGGCTGATGACCGCCTACCGGATGCAGACGGACCCGGTGATCCGCCGGCTCCGGACGGCCGTAGACGACGGGTTCGTCGGCGACGCGGTGAAGCTGTTCGGCGACTTCACGTTCCCCGTGTTGCGCGGCTCGGCGGGCCCGGACCAGTGGCGGCTCGACCCACACCTCGCTGGCGGCGGCGCGCTGTACGACGTGGGCGTCTACCCGCTCAACACGGCCCGGTTCCTGTTGGACGCCGATCCGGTCGCCGTCTCCGCGACGCTCCAGGGTGGGAACCCGCGTGCCGACGGGGACGGGAGCGACGCCGGCGGCGCCGGCGCTGCGCGTGACGACCACCAGTCCACTGCGGACCCCTTCGTGGGCGTCGACGAACACACGCACTTCCAGGTCTCGTTCCCCGACGGCGTGGTCGGGAACTTCTCCGCGAGTTTCACGGGGCACGCGACGGCGGCACTCGAGGTGATCGGCACCGCGGGACGCGTCCGAATCGAGGACGCCTTCCAGCCGGGCCGGGACCGCGTCGTCCGCGTCGAGCGTGGCGAGGAGACCGTGACGCTGGAGGGTGTCGGAGGCGACGAGACGCGCGCCGAGTTCGACTACTTCGCACACGCGATTCTCGCCGACGAACCCATCGAGCCAGACGGCCACGACGGGCTCGTCGACCTACACGTGCTGGAGGCGGTCCTCGACGCCGCGCACCGCGGCGAACGGGTGTCTGTGCCGGAACGAGAGACGTGA
- a CDS encoding LLM class flavin-dependent oxidoreductase — protein MSDYVHLNLFTMNAVEHVSPGSWRHPGDRSAEYTDREYWTEVARTAERGGFDAVFFADVRGVYDVYGDDRETAVERAVQTPANDPTYLVPAMAEVTDELGFAVTRSTTYQHPYELARQFSTLDHLTDGRVAFNVVTSYLESAAINLGLDERMDKQTRYDRADEFLDVCYALWEDSWDEDAVVRDADRGVYTEPDGVHRIDHEGEFFDVPGPHGCEPSPQRTPVVFQAGSSERGREFAARNAEAVFCSQPTEEGVREYVEDLRERAADYGRDPDRLAFFPGIVPVVGETTAAAEAKYERLRNGVDVEATLALLSGFLDMDLSELDPDQKIDHIETDAIQGTMNAFTQSDPDREWTVREVAEFSGLGTTSPVVVGDPTEVADELQRWVAEVGVDGFNVKEVVRTGSLDDFVELVTPELRERGLLPPHDADTLRGTLFGDGPRLPETHPARR, from the coding sequence GTGAGCGACTACGTCCACCTCAACCTCTTCACGATGAACGCGGTCGAGCACGTCTCGCCCGGCTCGTGGCGACACCCCGGCGACCGGTCGGCGGAGTACACAGACCGCGAGTACTGGACCGAGGTCGCCCGGACGGCCGAGCGCGGCGGGTTCGACGCGGTGTTCTTCGCCGACGTGCGCGGTGTCTACGACGTGTACGGCGACGACCGCGAGACGGCCGTCGAACGGGCGGTCCAGACCCCTGCGAACGACCCGACGTACCTCGTCCCCGCGATGGCCGAGGTGACCGACGAGTTGGGGTTCGCGGTGACGCGCTCGACGACGTACCAACACCCGTACGAACTCGCGCGCCAGTTCTCCACGCTGGACCACCTCACCGACGGGCGCGTCGCGTTCAACGTCGTCACCTCCTACCTGGAGTCGGCCGCGATCAACCTCGGCCTCGACGAGCGGATGGACAAGCAGACACGCTACGACCGCGCCGACGAGTTCCTCGACGTCTGTTACGCGCTGTGGGAGGACTCCTGGGACGAGGACGCCGTCGTCCGCGACGCCGACCGCGGCGTCTACACGGAGCCGGACGGCGTCCACCGGATCGACCACGAGGGGGAGTTCTTCGACGTCCCCGGTCCACACGGCTGTGAACCGTCGCCACAGCGGACGCCGGTGGTGTTCCAGGCCGGCTCCTCGGAACGCGGGCGAGAGTTCGCGGCGCGCAACGCGGAAGCGGTGTTCTGCTCGCAGCCGACCGAGGAAGGTGTCCGCGAGTACGTCGAGGACCTGCGGGAGCGGGCCGCCGACTACGGGCGCGACCCGGACCGGCTCGCCTTCTTCCCCGGGATCGTCCCGGTTGTCGGCGAGACGACCGCCGCCGCGGAGGCGAAGTACGAGCGTCTCCGCAACGGGGTCGACGTGGAGGCGACGCTGGCACTCCTGTCCGGGTTCCTCGACATGGACCTCTCGGAACTGGACCCCGACCAGAAGATCGACCACATCGAGACGGACGCGATCCAGGGGACGATGAACGCCTTCACCCAGTCGGACCCGGATCGCGAGTGGACCGTCCGCGAGGTCGCGGAGTTCTCCGGGCTCGGCACCACCTCGCCGGTCGTCGTGGGCGACCCGACGGAGGTCGCCGACGAACTCCAACGGTGGGTCGCGGAGGTCGGCGTCGACGGGTTCAACGTGAAGGAGGTGGTCCGCACCGGGAGTCTCGACGACTTCGTCGAACTCGTGACACCCGAACTCCGCGAACGGGGGCTGCTCCCGCCCCACGACGCAGACACACTCAGGGGCACCCTGTTCGGCGACGGCCCGCGGCTCCCCGAGACACACCCCGCTCGGCGGTGA
- a CDS encoding SDR family NAD(P)-dependent oxidoreductase — MTLDLDGRVALVTGSATGIGRGFLLRCARAGADVAVHYHTSDAEAAATAEEARELGVDATTVQADVTDPDAVETLFETVETELGAVDVLVNNVGDFAPTHWAEMDVATWRRVMQTNVDATYLCCRRAVPAMRETGWGRIVNVGYAGSEKGLVNAENAPYFLAKTGVVMFTRMLAADTSEDGITVNAVSPYVVETSDAFPEDAPRGRWASVEDLVAVLEFFLSERAAYVSGENVEVDGGYLPESV; from the coding sequence GTGACACTGGATCTCGACGGACGGGTGGCACTGGTGACCGGCTCGGCGACCGGGATCGGTCGCGGGTTCCTGTTACGGTGTGCACGTGCCGGCGCGGACGTGGCAGTCCACTACCACACGAGCGACGCCGAGGCGGCGGCGACCGCCGAGGAGGCCCGCGAACTGGGCGTCGACGCGACCACGGTGCAGGCCGACGTGACGGACCCAGACGCGGTCGAGACGCTGTTCGAGACGGTCGAGACGGAGCTGGGGGCCGTCGACGTGCTCGTCAACAACGTCGGCGACTTCGCGCCGACTCACTGGGCCGAGATGGACGTGGCGACGTGGCGGCGCGTGATGCAGACGAACGTCGACGCGACGTACCTCTGTTGTCGCCGCGCGGTGCCGGCGATGCGAGAGACCGGCTGGGGGCGGATCGTCAACGTCGGCTACGCCGGCAGCGAGAAGGGACTGGTCAACGCGGAGAACGCGCCGTACTTCCTCGCGAAGACGGGTGTGGTGATGTTCACGCGGATGCTCGCGGCCGACACCAGCGAGGACGGGATCACCGTCAACGCCGTCTCGCCGTACGTCGTCGAGACCTCCGACGCCTTCCCCGAGGACGCCCCACGCGGGCGGTGGGCGTCGGTCGAGGATCTCGTCGCCGTCCTCGAGTTCTTCCTCTCGGAGCGGGCCGCCTACGTCTCCGGCGAGAACGTCGAAGTCGACGGCGGCTACCTCCCCGAGTCGGTGTGA
- the nucS gene encoding endonuclease NucS: MTPVTLHEPAHREALWELEAAFDRGDVVTVYGPCTVEYDGRATSSLGEGRRLVVLKPDGTALVHTDEGHEPVNWQPPGSTHHAAVRDGRLRLRSRRENPDERLDVRFAAVDHLVAYPVSGRRQVAVAGTEADLKRRVVDEPSLVEAGFTPTATERETAAGAVDVFGRDADGRPTVVELKRRRVGPDAVGQLRRYVDALRRERRGRRVEVDDSGGSGVDAESVDDSDGDTTDDSDGDPVPPHVDDAPDGPDDDPRVRGVLVAPSVTDRAADLLAEAGFDHVALDPPTPSADDTGSSDGTDSSDDTGPSDGGGDPGDAESGGDGEAQ, from the coding sequence GTGACGCCAGTGACGCTGCACGAGCCGGCCCACCGCGAGGCGTTGTGGGAACTGGAGGCGGCGTTCGACCGCGGCGACGTGGTGACGGTGTACGGCCCGTGTACGGTCGAGTACGACGGCCGTGCGACCTCCTCGCTCGGCGAGGGGCGGCGACTGGTGGTGCTCAAGCCCGACGGCACCGCCTTGGTCCACACCGACGAGGGTCACGAACCGGTGAACTGGCAGCCCCCGGGTTCGACACACCACGCGGCAGTACGGGACGGCCGCCTGCGGCTCCGTAGCCGCCGCGAGAACCCCGACGAGCGGCTGGACGTGCGGTTCGCGGCCGTCGACCACCTCGTCGCGTACCCGGTCAGCGGTCGTCGGCAGGTGGCGGTCGCGGGGACGGAGGCGGACCTGAAACGGCGAGTCGTCGACGAGCCGTCGCTCGTCGAGGCGGGGTTCACGCCGACGGCGACCGAACGCGAGACGGCGGCGGGTGCCGTCGACGTGTTCGGCCGGGACGCGGACGGGCGCCCGACGGTCGTCGAACTCAAGCGGCGACGCGTCGGACCCGACGCCGTCGGGCAACTCCGGCGGTACGTCGACGCGCTGCGACGCGAACGCCGGGGGCGCCGTGTGGAAGTCGACGACTCGGGCGGGTCTGGCGTCGACGCGGAGTCCGTCGACGACTCGGACGGCGACACTACCGACGACTCCGACGGCGACCCGGTGCCACCGCACGTCGACGACGCCCCCGACGGCCCGGACGACGACCCCAGGGTCCGTGGCGTCCTCGTCGCGCCGTCGGTGACGGACCGTGCGGCCGACCTGCTCGCCGAGGCGGGGTTCGACCACGTCGCGCTCGACCCGCCGACGCCGTCTGCCGACGACACCGGATCGTCCGACGGCACCGATTCGTCCGACGACACCGGGCCGTCCGACGGCGGCGGTGATCCCGGAGACGCCGAGAGCGGGGGCGACGGCGAGGCGCAGTGA
- a CDS encoding CopG family ribbon-helix-helix protein yields MRTSLNVSEELLAEFDAVWEAEGIDSRSRALREAMAEYVERHSRLGETEGEVTAVLAFDYEHHAVIEALHTTQHDYQDVITATSHAHQGEWCLETLFCRGDAARVRELLYRLRDFDAVRRVEVLSLVADGTDE; encoded by the coding sequence GTGCGAACGAGTCTGAACGTCTCCGAGGAGCTACTCGCCGAGTTCGACGCGGTGTGGGAGGCCGAGGGGATCGACTCCCGGTCGCGCGCGCTGCGGGAGGCGATGGCGGAGTACGTCGAACGACACAGTCGACTCGGCGAGACGGAGGGAGAGGTGACCGCCGTACTCGCGTTCGACTACGAACACCACGCCGTGATCGAGGCGCTACACACGACCCAACACGACTACCAGGACGTGATCACCGCGACGAGTCACGCCCACCAGGGGGAGTGGTGTCTGGAGACACTGTTCTGTCGCGGCGACGCCGCTCGCGTCCGCGAACTGTTGTACCGCCTCCGCGACTTCGACGCCGTCCGCCGCGTCGAGGTGCTGTCGCTCGTCGCCGACGGGACGGACGAGTGA
- the gcvH gene encoding glycine cleavage system protein GcvH — protein MSFDVPTDRRYLESHEYLTDDAPYRVGISSFAQDELGDVVFVELPDEGDTVTAGEEFGVIESIKAVSDLYAPVSGEVVAINEALFDTPELVNEDPYGDGWMLEIEPSDESERDDLLSADEYDDQIQ, from the coding sequence GTGAGCTTCGACGTACCTACCGACCGTCGTTACCTCGAGTCGCACGAGTACCTCACCGACGACGCACCCTACCGCGTCGGCATCTCCTCGTTCGCACAGGACGAACTCGGCGACGTGGTGTTCGTCGAACTCCCGGACGAGGGCGACACGGTCACCGCGGGCGAGGAGTTCGGCGTCATCGAGTCGATCAAGGCGGTCTCGGACCTGTACGCGCCGGTCTCCGGCGAGGTGGTGGCGATCAACGAGGCGCTGTTCGACACCCCCGAACTCGTCAACGAGGACCCCTACGGCGACGGGTGGATGCTGGAGATCGAGCCGAGCGACGAGAGCGAACGCGACGACCTGCTGTCTGCCGACGAGTACGACGACCAGATCCAGTGA
- the gcvT gene encoding glycine cleavage system aminomethyltransferase GcvT has translation MSLRTPPLRETHADRGAKFTEFGGWDMPVEFDSISAEHEAVRESVGIFDVSHMGEIEVTGPDATTLLQRLTTNDVTALDPGEAQYSALVREDGVMLDDTVVYRLPDDRADELDATAYLFVPNAGNDGDTHDRWVDYRDEHDLDATVRNATEDWAMFAVQGPEAPALVDAVASVDTETFGRFDAGYTTVADTECWLARTGYTGEDGFELLCPWEAAETVWGAFDEAQPCGLGARDTLRIEEGFLLSGQDFHPEEEPRTPFEAGIGFAVDLDTEFVGRDALADATEPTETFVGLELLDRGVARHGYDVTDDDGHVIGTVTSGTKVPTLERAVGLGYLPTSHADPGTHVNVVVRGQEKRAQVVRPPFGDD, from the coding sequence ATGAGTCTACGCACGCCGCCCCTCCGGGAGACCCACGCCGACCGCGGTGCGAAGTTCACCGAGTTCGGCGGCTGGGACATGCCGGTGGAGTTCGACTCGATCAGCGCCGAACACGAAGCCGTCCGCGAGTCCGTCGGGATCTTCGACGTCTCGCACATGGGTGAGATCGAGGTCACCGGCCCGGACGCGACGACCCTGTTGCAGCGGTTGACGACGAACGACGTGACGGCTCTCGACCCGGGCGAGGCACAGTACAGCGCGCTCGTCCGCGAGGACGGCGTCATGCTGGACGACACCGTGGTCTACCGACTGCCGGACGACCGCGCCGACGAACTGGACGCGACCGCGTACCTGTTCGTCCCGAACGCAGGCAACGACGGCGACACACACGACCGCTGGGTCGACTACCGCGACGAGCACGATCTCGACGCGACGGTCCGCAACGCCACGGAGGACTGGGCGATGTTCGCCGTCCAGGGGCCGGAGGCCCCCGCGCTCGTCGACGCCGTCGCCTCGGTCGACACGGAGACGTTCGGGCGGTTCGACGCCGGCTACACGACGGTCGCGGACACGGAGTGTTGGCTCGCGCGGACGGGGTACACCGGCGAAGACGGGTTCGAACTACTCTGTCCGTGGGAGGCCGCCGAGACAGTCTGGGGTGCCTTCGACGAGGCCCAGCCCTGTGGGCTCGGCGCTCGCGACACGCTCCGCATCGAGGAGGGGTTCCTGCTGTCCGGCCAGGACTTCCACCCCGAAGAGGAGCCGCGGACACCCTTCGAGGCCGGCATCGGCTTCGCGGTCGATCTGGACACGGAGTTCGTCGGCCGCGACGCGCTCGCCGACGCCACGGAGCCGACGGAGACGTTCGTCGGACTGGAGCTGTTGGACCGCGGGGTCGCCCGTCACGGCTACGACGTGACCGACGACGACGGCCACGTGATCGGCACCGTCACGAGCGGGACGAAGGTGCCGACGCTGGAGCGCGCCGTCGGCCTGGGCTACCTCCCGACGAGTCACGCCGACCCCGGGACCCACGTCAACGTCGTCGTCCGCGGCCAGGAGAAGCGCGCGCAGGTCGTCCGCCCGCCGTTCGGCGACGACTGA
- a CDS encoding pro-sigmaK processing inhibitor BofA family protein, whose product MVTPLELGVVAVALVALVVAYRLLKAAKTLAINAILGVVVLIVANLLGAGVELSLVAVAVCALAGVPGAILVILLSLLDVAFVAATLPLV is encoded by the coding sequence GTGGTCACACCGCTGGAACTCGGCGTCGTCGCCGTCGCCTTGGTCGCGCTCGTCGTCGCCTACCGACTGCTGAAGGCCGCGAAGACGCTGGCGATCAACGCGATCCTCGGCGTCGTCGTCTTGATCGTCGCGAACCTGCTCGGCGCGGGCGTCGAACTGTCGTTGGTCGCCGTCGCAGTGTGTGCACTCGCCGGCGTCCCCGGCGCGATCCTCGTGATCCTCCTGTCACTGTTGGACGTAGCGTTCGTCGCCGCGACACTCCCGCTCGTGTGA
- a CDS encoding 50S ribosomal protein L16, whose translation MADKPASMYRDIDKPAYTRREYITGIPGSKIAQHKMGDLQADADDYPVQISLEVEEEVQIRHDSLESARLSANRHLIKELGEGNYKMILRKFPHQVLRENKQATGAGADRVSDGMRQAFGKPVGTAARMNANATVFTAYCDVDQASEVKEAFRRAYNKMSPPCRIVVERGENLLVQ comes from the coding sequence ATGGCAGACAAACCAGCCTCCATGTACCGGGACATCGACAAGCCCGCGTACACGCGACGCGAGTACATCACGGGCATCCCGGGTTCGAAGATCGCACAGCACAAGATGGGCGACCTGCAGGCGGACGCGGACGACTACCCCGTCCAGATCTCCCTGGAGGTCGAGGAAGAGGTCCAGATCCGCCACGACTCCCTGGAGTCCGCGCGGCTGTCGGCCAACCGCCACCTGATCAAGGAACTCGGCGAGGGTAACTACAAGATGATCCTCCGGAAGTTCCCCCACCAGGTGCTCCGGGAGAACAAGCAGGCGACCGGTGCCGGGGCCGACCGTGTCTCCGACGGGATGCGGCAGGCGTTCGGGAAGCCGGTCGGCACCGCCGCCCGGATGAACGCCAACGCGACCGTGTTCACGGCCTACTGTGACGTGGACCAGGCCAGCGAGGTCAAGGAGGCGTTCCGTCGTGCCTACAACAAGATGTCGCCGCCGTGTCGGATCGTCGTCGAGCGCGGCGAGAACCTGCTCGTCCAGTAA
- the glmM gene encoding phosphoglucosamine mutase, producing the protein MQVFGSSGTRGEVGAEFTPEFVLRVARAAAAVWEADRVAVARDTRTTGETFADAAAAGITATGTDVVGLGVEPTPATVRYCDVEAVPGVQITASHNPPEYNGVKLIGPDGSGLPVAELERVEERLLADDTRTAAWDAFGTRTGVDDAGDEYVAELLAELDRAAIADAGLTVALDPGHGAGAHTSPRLFRELGCDVVTVNAQPDGRFPGRPSEPVPENLTDLARLVRTSDADVGIAHDGDADRAVFVDETGTCVSGDASLAALAERALSPGDTAVSAVNVSQRLVDVCDRVGAELSLTPIGATNLVTRVRELWADGASVPVAGEGNGGVFFPNYRLSRDGAYVAGKFLELLAERAEPVSAVIEPYTDYHTVRANVGYDDETERTAMLAAAQRYAETADAEPQTTDGFRLDYGDAWVLVRESGTEPKLRVYAESSDPDRAERLAAEARETLASAREDA; encoded by the coding sequence ATGCAGGTATTCGGGTCGAGCGGGACACGCGGCGAGGTGGGTGCCGAGTTCACCCCCGAGTTCGTCCTCCGAGTCGCCCGTGCGGCTGCGGCCGTCTGGGAGGCCGACCGGGTCGCCGTCGCACGAGACACCCGGACCACCGGCGAGACGTTCGCCGACGCGGCCGCGGCCGGGATCACCGCGACGGGGACGGACGTGGTCGGACTCGGCGTCGAGCCGACGCCGGCGACCGTCCGGTACTGCGACGTAGAGGCGGTCCCGGGCGTCCAGATCACCGCGTCCCACAACCCGCCGGAGTACAACGGCGTGAAACTGATCGGCCCGGACGGGAGCGGGCTGCCGGTCGCCGAGTTGGAACGGGTCGAGGAACGACTCCTCGCGGACGACACGCGGACGGCGGCGTGGGACGCGTTCGGCACCCGTACTGGCGTCGACGACGCCGGGGACGAGTACGTGGCGGAGTTACTCGCCGAACTCGACCGCGCGGCGATCGCAGACGCCGGGTTGACCGTCGCTCTCGATCCCGGCCACGGTGCCGGCGCACACACGTCGCCGCGGCTGTTCCGCGAACTCGGCTGTGACGTGGTGACGGTGAACGCCCAGCCGGACGGCCGGTTCCCCGGGCGGCCCTCGGAGCCGGTGCCGGAGAACTTGACGGACCTCGCGCGGCTCGTCCGGACGAGCGACGCCGACGTGGGGATCGCACACGACGGCGACGCCGACCGCGCGGTGTTCGTCGACGAGACGGGGACGTGTGTCTCCGGGGACGCCTCGCTGGCGGCGTTGGCCGAGCGGGCGCTGTCACCCGGCGACACGGCCGTCTCGGCGGTGAACGTCTCCCAGCGGTTGGTCGACGTGTGTGACCGCGTCGGCGCGGAGCTGTCGTTGACGCCTATCGGCGCGACCAACCTCGTCACGCGCGTTCGGGAGCTGTGGGCCGACGGGGCCTCCGTCCCGGTCGCGGGCGAGGGGAACGGCGGCGTGTTCTTCCCGAACTATCGCCTCTCGCGGGACGGGGCGTACGTCGCCGGGAAGTTCTTGGAGTTGCTCGCCGAGCGCGCCGAGCCGGTCTCGGCGGTGATCGAGCCGTACACGGACTACCACACGGTCCGCGCGAACGTGGGGTACGACGACGAGACGGAGCGGACGGCGATGCTGGCGGCCGCACAACGGTACGCCGAGACGGCCGACGCGGAGCCGCAGACGACCGACGGGTTCCGGCTCGACTACGGCGACGCGTGGGTGCTCGTCCGCGAGTCCGGCACGGAGCCGAAACTGCGCGTGTACGCCGAGTCGAGCGACCCCGACCGCGCCGAGCGACTCGCCGCGGAGGCCCGCGAGACGCTGGCGAGCGCTCGCGAGGACGCCTGA
- a CDS encoding class I SAM-dependent methyltransferase produces MAYHTYDVERADALEDPDRFRYCSVEELVSPLAAPETATVADLGSGTGFYTDALATHVDCVEAVDVQAAMHDRYREKGVPENVRLVTAEVGDLPFAEDSLDAAVSTMTFHEFATDAALSDLARVVRPGGRVVTVDWSRHGSGESGPPRAERFGAGDAATFFADAGFTVERATERTETFLAVARR; encoded by the coding sequence GTGGCGTACCACACCTACGACGTCGAGCGCGCGGACGCACTGGAGGACCCCGACCGGTTCCGGTACTGTTCCGTCGAGGAGTTGGTGAGTCCGCTCGCCGCTCCCGAGACGGCGACGGTCGCGGACCTCGGCTCGGGGACCGGGTTCTACACGGACGCACTGGCGACACACGTCGATTGCGTGGAGGCAGTGGACGTACAGGCCGCGATGCACGACCGCTACCGCGAGAAGGGTGTCCCCGAGAACGTCCGGCTCGTCACCGCGGAAGTCGGCGATCTCCCGTTCGCGGAAGACTCGCTCGACGCCGCCGTCTCGACCATGACGTTCCACGAGTTCGCGACGGACGCGGCGCTGTCGGACCTCGCGCGTGTCGTCCGCCCGGGCGGGCGGGTCGTCACCGTCGACTGGTCGCGGCACGGGTCGGGGGAGTCTGGCCCGCCACGCGCCGAGCGGTTCGGTGCGGGCGACGCGGCGACGTTCTTCGCGGACGCCGGCTTCACCGTCGAACGGGCGACGGAACGCACGGAGACGTTCCTCGCCGTCGCGCGGCGGTAG
- a CDS encoding DUF6176 family protein, which yields MPEAILASRRVDPEALDTLREHFDSLTDRTTLFERGLAAENVRTEAAFLGHDADGPVLYYYTERGDDYPPDLDPDDVADEILELGAEHEAALEAACTEPARDEEGELRTLERLFFASAVDE from the coding sequence GTGCCAGAGGCCATCCTCGCGAGTCGTCGTGTGGACCCGGAGGCACTCGACACGCTCCGGGAGCACTTCGACTCCCTGACGGACCGGACGACACTGTTCGAACGTGGACTCGCGGCCGAGAACGTCCGCACGGAGGCGGCGTTCCTCGGGCACGACGCCGACGGACCGGTGTTGTACTACTACACGGAACGCGGCGACGACTACCCACCCGATCTGGACCCCGACGACGTCGCCGACGAGATTCTGGAACTCGGTGCCGAACACGAGGCCGCGCTCGAAGCCGCCTGTACCGAACCCGCCCGCGACGAGGAGGGCGAGTTACGGACACTCGAACGACTGTTCTTCGCGTCGGCGGTCGACGAGTGA
- a CDS encoding NADH-quinone oxidoreductase subunit I, producing the protein MIGVLKSMATTMKHALDGETFTVEYPDTAPEVSPRFRGVHKFSQERCIWCRQCENVCPNDTIQIVQDDMRNGEQYNLHIGQCIYCRLCEEVCPVDAILLTQNFEFTADTKDEFVYNKEQLKNVPWYKGIDPLESREPDRGAWIGEGDGEVDYQ; encoded by the coding sequence ATGATCGGTGTCCTCAAATCGATGGCCACGACGATGAAGCACGCACTGGACGGAGAGACGTTCACCGTGGAGTACCCGGACACGGCGCCGGAGGTCAGTCCCCGGTTCCGTGGCGTCCACAAGTTCTCACAGGAGCGGTGTATCTGGTGCCGGCAGTGTGAGAACGTCTGTCCGAACGACACGATCCAGATCGTCCAAGACGACATGCGCAACGGGGAGCAGTACAACCTCCACATCGGACAGTGTATCTACTGCCGGCTGTGCGAGGAGGTGTGTCCCGTCGACGCCATCCTGCTCACCCAGAACTTCGAGTTCACCGCGGACACGAAAGACGAGTTCGTCTACAACAAAGAGCAGCTGAAGAACGTCCCCTGGTACAAGGGGATCGACCCGCTGGAGTCGCGGGAGCCGGACCGCGGCGCCTGGATCGGCGAGGGCGACGGCGAAGTCGACTACCAGTGA
- a CDS encoding aldo/keto reductase — protein sequence MTPTLPSPGLGTSGNDEFEQCAETVAEALSIGYRHLDTAQMYDNEAAVGAGLERADVAREDVVVATKIHPDNLAYDDAIETAHESLDRLGLDRVDLLYVHWPISAYDPEETLAAMDELVEDGVTDHVGLSNFTPELLDEARDLLDAPVVAHQVECHPLLPQADLREYAREHGHDLVAYSPLGGGEILDDPLLTEIAEKHDTSAAAVCLAWAFEQEAVVPIPKGEGDHVAANWAARDLALDAEDLDRIAAYDERVRVVDPDAAAWNQ from the coding sequence GTGACACCGACACTCCCGTCGCCGGGGTTGGGAACCTCCGGGAACGACGAGTTCGAGCAGTGTGCCGAGACGGTCGCGGAGGCGTTGTCGATCGGCTACCGCCACCTCGACACCGCACAGATGTACGACAACGAGGCGGCGGTCGGGGCCGGGTTGGAACGCGCGGACGTGGCCCGCGAGGATGTCGTGGTCGCGACGAAGATCCACCCGGACAACCTCGCGTACGACGACGCGATCGAGACGGCCCACGAGTCGCTGGACAGACTCGGCCTCGACCGCGTGGACCTCCTGTACGTCCACTGGCCGATCTCGGCGTACGACCCCGAGGAGACGCTCGCGGCGATGGACGAACTGGTGGAGGACGGCGTGACCGACCACGTCGGGCTCTCGAACTTCACCCCCGAACTACTCGACGAGGCGCGCGACCTGTTGGACGCGCCGGTCGTCGCCCACCAGGTGGAGTGTCACCCGCTGCTCCCGCAGGCGGACCTGCGCGAGTACGCCCGCGAGCACGGCCACGACCTGGTCGCGTACTCTCCGCTGGGCGGCGGCGAGATCCTCGACGACCCGTTGTTGACGGAGATCGCGGAGAAACACGACACCTCGGCGGCGGCCGTCTGTCTGGCGTGGGCGTTCGAGCAGGAGGCCGTCGTCCCGATCCCGAAGGGGGAAGGCGACCACGTCGCGGCCAACTGGGCGGCACGCGACCTGGCGTTGGACGCCGAGGACTTGGATCGGATCGCCGCCTACGACGAGCGCGTCCGCGTCGTCGACCCCGACGCGGCGGCTTGGAACCAGTAG